One Chromobacterium paludis genomic window carries:
- a CDS encoding outer membrane protein OmpK has product MNTRKTLLAASLLAASALAHADYSFKNISANWLDWSDRTTQQSGKKDFAYLEAEGGMGGNWGELYGFFDIENPGKGNGNTEGRDRRFTTKVVARYNLTQVGGVPVQLYGHIYDTRGNGFGPYAHFFTENRVLGLGTDLSFGKLNIKPFFGVHNQLDAFGTGSGFNGFMTGYVLLYPFQAFGQNMMVTQWHETELDRQDKFIGVYKSGGKPRVGQNGAVSLWWTPVKEVTTGIQYRYADQKLGSTAYQNAVIYSIKYNF; this is encoded by the coding sequence ATGAATACTCGCAAAACCCTGCTGGCCGCTTCCCTGCTGGCCGCTTCCGCTCTGGCTCACGCCGATTACTCTTTCAAGAATATCAGCGCCAACTGGCTGGACTGGTCTGACCGCACGACCCAACAAAGCGGCAAGAAAGACTTCGCTTACCTGGAAGCCGAAGGCGGCATGGGCGGCAACTGGGGCGAGCTGTACGGCTTCTTCGACATCGAAAACCCGGGCAAGGGCAATGGCAACACCGAAGGCCGTGACCGTCGTTTCACCACTAAGGTGGTGGCTCGCTACAACCTGACTCAAGTCGGCGGCGTGCCGGTACAACTGTACGGCCACATCTATGACACCCGCGGCAATGGCTTCGGTCCTTACGCCCACTTCTTCACCGAAAACCGCGTGCTGGGCCTGGGTACCGACCTGAGCTTCGGCAAGCTGAACATCAAGCCGTTCTTCGGCGTGCATAACCAGCTGGACGCTTTCGGCACCGGTTCCGGCTTCAACGGCTTCATGACCGGCTACGTGCTGCTGTACCCGTTCCAAGCCTTCGGCCAGAACATGATGGTGACCCAATGGCATGAAACCGAACTGGATCGCCAAGACAAGTTCATCGGCGTGTACAAGAGCGGCGGCAAGCCGCGCGTAGGCCAAAACGGCGCCGTGTCGCTGTGGTGGACCCCGGTCAAGGAAGTGACCACCGGCATCCAGTACCGCTACGCTGACCAGAAGCTGGGCAGCACCGCGTACCAAAACGCCGTGATCTACTCGATCAAGTACAACTTCTAA
- a CDS encoding peptidase domain-containing ABC transporter, whose product MSLQHPGLHFFNRRRLPLLLQTEAAECGLACLAMIASYWGHHIDLTNMRRRFAVSRKGTTLKSLIGMAQGLGLQTRPLKLDMPFLPQLKLPCALHWDMNHFVVLKRVTAKHIVIHDPAVGERKLSLEEAAKHFTGVALELVPGHEFTPMEERQHVSLLALMGRVDGLGRGVSQLLLLGLALQVCALAAPFYLQWVVDEALLAADRNLITVLGIGFLLLVLLQSAIEAVRAWATTALATSLNFQWFGNAFAHLMKLPLAWFEKRHLGDIVSRFGAIQTIQRSLTSQFVEGAIDGLLALATLGVMLVYNAKLSVVSLIAVALYAMLRWAIFRGLREATAEQIVHAARQNTHFIESARGAQSIRLFGRQESRRILWMNMLADQFNADLSIARLTISFQTANSLLFNAERVIVVWLAALAVLDHQFSVGMLIAFLSYKDQFSQRISSLIDKLFELRMLRLHGERLADILMAAPEPEYSDVEIDPEQVQPAIEIRNACFRYSDGEPYVLQNLNLIVPAGQCLAITGASGCGKTTLLKLMLGLLEPSEGEVLIGGIPLKQLGLANYRQMLGTVMQDDQLFAGSIGDNICFFDPQPDVRRIYQCAKLAAIHDEIIAMPMAYNTLCGDIGSGLSGGQKQRILLARALYKQPKLLVLDEATSHLDVWNEKLVNAAVRDIAMTRLLVAHRPETIAMAERVVVLEQGKIVQDTVNDDVDVQGGDAANGQAPMPASDPA is encoded by the coding sequence ATGAGCTTACAGCACCCTGGACTCCATTTTTTCAACCGCCGTCGGCTCCCTCTGCTGCTGCAAACGGAAGCAGCGGAATGCGGACTGGCCTGCCTCGCCATGATCGCCAGTTATTGGGGGCACCATATCGATCTGACCAATATGCGTCGCCGCTTCGCCGTCTCGCGCAAGGGCACTACGCTGAAAAGCCTGATCGGCATGGCCCAAGGTCTGGGTCTACAAACCCGTCCATTGAAACTTGATATGCCGTTCTTGCCCCAGTTGAAGCTGCCCTGCGCGTTGCACTGGGATATGAACCACTTCGTGGTGCTGAAACGCGTCACCGCCAAACATATCGTCATTCATGATCCAGCCGTAGGCGAAAGAAAGCTGTCGCTGGAAGAGGCCGCCAAACACTTCACCGGCGTCGCGCTGGAATTGGTTCCCGGGCACGAGTTCACGCCGATGGAGGAAAGGCAGCATGTGAGCTTGCTGGCGTTGATGGGCCGCGTCGACGGCTTAGGGCGCGGCGTGTCGCAATTGCTGTTGTTGGGGCTGGCGCTGCAAGTGTGCGCTTTGGCGGCGCCCTTCTATCTGCAATGGGTGGTGGACGAGGCCCTGCTGGCGGCGGATCGCAATTTGATCACCGTGCTCGGCATCGGCTTCCTGCTGCTGGTGCTGCTGCAATCGGCTATCGAAGCAGTGCGTGCCTGGGCCACCACGGCGCTGGCCACCAGCCTCAACTTCCAATGGTTCGGCAACGCCTTCGCCCATTTAATGAAGCTGCCGCTCGCTTGGTTCGAGAAACGCCATCTTGGCGATATCGTCTCTCGCTTCGGCGCCATCCAAACCATACAGCGCAGCCTGACCAGCCAATTCGTCGAGGGCGCGATCGATGGCTTGTTGGCGCTCGCCACGCTGGGCGTCATGCTGGTCTACAACGCCAAGCTCTCCGTCGTTAGCTTGATCGCCGTCGCCCTGTACGCCATGCTGCGCTGGGCCATTTTCAGAGGCCTGCGCGAAGCCACCGCGGAACAGATCGTGCATGCCGCGCGGCAAAACACCCATTTCATCGAGTCGGCGCGCGGCGCGCAAAGCATTCGCCTGTTTGGCCGCCAGGAATCCCGCCGCATTTTGTGGATGAATATGCTGGCCGATCAGTTCAACGCCGATTTGAGCATTGCCCGGCTGACCATCTCCTTCCAAACCGCCAACTCTCTGCTATTCAACGCGGAACGCGTCATCGTGGTGTGGCTGGCGGCGCTGGCAGTGCTAGATCATCAGTTTTCCGTCGGCATGTTGATCGCCTTCCTAAGCTACAAAGACCAATTCAGCCAGCGCATCTCCTCCCTCATCGACAAGCTGTTCGAACTGCGCATGCTGCGTCTGCACGGCGAACGCCTGGCCGATATTTTGATGGCGGCGCCCGAGCCAGAATACAGCGATGTGGAGATCGACCCGGAACAGGTGCAGCCGGCGATAGAAATACGCAATGCCTGCTTTCGCTACTCCGACGGCGAGCCCTATGTACTGCAGAATCTCAATTTGATCGTGCCCGCCGGCCAATGCCTGGCCATCACCGGCGCGTCCGGCTGCGGCAAGACCACCCTGCTCAAGCTGATGCTGGGGCTGTTGGAGCCCAGCGAAGGGGAAGTGCTGATCGGCGGCATTCCGCTGAAACAGCTTGGCCTAGCCAATTACCGCCAGATGTTGGGCACGGTGATGCAGGACGATCAGCTGTTCGCCGGCTCCATCGGCGACAATATCTGCTTCTTCGATCCCCAACCGGATGTGCGCCGCATATATCAATGCGCCAAGTTGGCCGCCATCCACGACGAAATCATCGCCATGCCTATGGCCTACAACACCCTGTGCGGAGATATCGGCTCCGGCCTGTCCGGCGGCCAGAAGCAGCGCATCCTGCTGGCGCGCGCGCTGTACAAGCAACCCAAGCTGCTGGTGCTGGACGAGGCCACCAGCCATCTGGACGTGTGGAACGAGAAACTGGTCAACGCCGCGGTGCGCGACATCGCCATGACCCGGCTCTTGGTGGCGCACCGGCCGGAAACCATCGCCATGGCGGAACGCGTGGTGGTGCTGGAGCAGGGCAAGATCGTGCAGGACACGGTCAATGACGATGTCGATGTCCAAGGCGGAGACGCGGCCAACGGGCAGGCTCCGATGCCCGCAAGCGACCCAGCCTGA
- a CDS encoding MBL fold metallo-hydrolase, with protein sequence MALKYHVIPVTPFAQNCSVLWCSVSRRAAIVDAGGDIERIRAWVDGQGLTVEKLLLTHGHIDHAGGAAKLAQALDVEIEGPQRAESFWLDQLPTQGQMFGFPRSEAFAPQRWLEEGDTVSVGQETLQVIHCPGHTPGHVVFYSPTAGLLVAGDVLFQGSIGRTDFPMGNHQQLIDAIQQKLFILPDATTVIPGHGPFTTIGAEKRGNPYVADPRYR encoded by the coding sequence ATGGCCCTGAAATACCACGTGATTCCGGTCACCCCGTTTGCCCAGAACTGCAGCGTGCTGTGGTGCAGCGTCAGCCGCCGGGCGGCCATCGTGGACGCGGGCGGCGACATCGAGCGGATTCGCGCCTGGGTGGACGGCCAGGGCCTGACCGTGGAAAAACTGCTGCTGACCCACGGCCACATCGACCACGCCGGCGGCGCGGCCAAGCTGGCCCAGGCGCTGGACGTGGAGATAGAAGGGCCGCAGCGCGCGGAGAGCTTCTGGCTGGACCAGCTGCCCACCCAGGGCCAGATGTTCGGCTTCCCGCGCAGCGAGGCCTTCGCGCCGCAACGCTGGCTGGAAGAAGGCGATACCGTCAGCGTGGGCCAGGAAACGCTGCAAGTGATCCACTGCCCCGGCCACACGCCGGGCCATGTAGTGTTCTACAGTCCCACGGCCGGCTTGCTGGTGGCGGGCGACGTATTGTTCCAAGGCTCCATCGGCCGCACCGACTTTCCCATGGGCAATCATCAGCAGCTGATAGACGCCATCCAGCAAAAGCTGTTCATCCTGCCGGACGCCACCACGGTGATTCCCGGCCACGGCCCCTTCACCACCATAGGCGCGGAGAAGCGCGGCAATCCCTACGTGGCCGACCCGCGCTACCGCTGA
- a CDS encoding MGMT family protein — protein MPPEFSRRVLALLAQVPPGRVVSYGVLAELAGYPRHSRHVGHLLGHLPDGVSAPWHRVVGAGGRLSRPGSEHADWQRLLLEEEGVAFHVSGKVDMRVCEWTG, from the coding sequence ATGCCGCCGGAGTTCTCCCGCCGCGTGCTGGCGCTGCTGGCCCAGGTGCCGCCGGGCCGGGTGGTCAGCTACGGCGTGTTGGCCGAGCTGGCCGGCTACCCGCGCCATTCGCGCCATGTCGGCCATCTCTTGGGCCATCTGCCGGACGGCGTTTCCGCGCCCTGGCACCGCGTGGTCGGCGCCGGCGGGCGGCTGTCCCGGCCCGGCAGCGAGCACGCCGACTGGCAGCGCCTGCTTTTGGAAGAAGAAGGTGTTGCATTTCATGTCAGCGGCAAGGTCGATATGCGTGTCTGCGAGTGGACTGGCTAG
- a CDS encoding HlyD family secretion protein, whose translation MNQNDIWILRPMPSPPLFRPQAMAHASVTQYGNIVILQPRILTWLTGIFGVLALCIILFFCFASYTRKEQVNGVLMPRQGLIRLQPLQPGMVISVKVKEGQRVSAGDVLFVLANERTSATRGDTASAISALLQARRDSLQNETGLLHHQMEQKINAQQRRLRDLGSEIQRIDEQIMLQKGRIKLAEQAVERNHTLLSSHFISAAALQDKQAELIDQQAKLADLQRAKASTENDRDTAVQDLNDLRFQIRRDEAAAQRNVDAAEQDLTENEAKRTTLIRAPQAGIVSGIATQAGQTVSSGMSLANLSPIDSPLEAELYAPSRAAGFAKPGQIVQIRYQAYPFEKFGQFQGEIREVSHSPLTKDELPMGTNATEPLYRIRVRLQNQSVNTYGQPQALKAGMALDASVLLERRKLYEWVLEPLFSISGKV comes from the coding sequence ATGAATCAAAATGACATATGGATTTTGCGGCCTATGCCTTCTCCGCCTTTATTTCGCCCACAAGCCATGGCGCATGCCAGCGTTACCCAATATGGCAATATTGTTATCCTACAGCCCAGGATTCTGACTTGGCTGACTGGCATATTTGGCGTGCTTGCGCTTTGCATCATTCTTTTCTTTTGCTTTGCTAGCTATACGAGAAAAGAGCAAGTCAACGGCGTATTAATGCCAAGGCAAGGATTGATTCGGCTTCAGCCGCTACAGCCAGGGATGGTCATCTCGGTAAAAGTCAAAGAAGGGCAGCGGGTAAGCGCCGGCGATGTGCTGTTTGTTCTGGCGAACGAGAGAACCAGCGCCACCCGCGGCGATACGGCAAGCGCGATTAGCGCCCTGCTGCAAGCGAGACGCGATAGCCTGCAAAATGAAACGGGGCTGCTGCATCATCAGATGGAGCAGAAAATCAATGCGCAGCAACGCAGGCTGAGAGACCTTGGCAGTGAAATCCAGCGCATCGATGAACAAATCATGCTGCAAAAAGGCCGCATCAAACTGGCAGAGCAGGCGGTTGAGCGCAATCACACTCTGCTATCGTCGCACTTCATTTCCGCGGCGGCCTTGCAAGACAAGCAAGCGGAGCTGATAGACCAGCAAGCTAAGCTTGCCGATCTTCAGCGCGCCAAAGCATCGACTGAAAACGACCGGGATACTGCGGTGCAAGATTTGAACGATTTGCGCTTCCAAATACGCCGCGACGAGGCTGCCGCCCAGCGCAATGTCGATGCTGCGGAGCAAGACCTCACCGAAAACGAAGCCAAACGCACGACGCTGATTCGCGCCCCGCAAGCCGGCATCGTTAGCGGCATCGCCACGCAGGCCGGGCAAACCGTGTCGAGCGGCATGTCCTTGGCGAATCTGTCTCCGATCGACTCCCCGCTAGAGGCGGAGCTGTATGCGCCGTCCCGCGCGGCGGGTTTCGCCAAGCCGGGCCAAATCGTGCAAATCCGCTACCAGGCTTACCCTTTCGAGAAGTTCGGCCAATTCCAGGGCGAGATCCGCGAGGTCTCGCATAGCCCTCTGACCAAAGATGAGCTGCCCATGGGCACCAATGCGACCGAGCCGCTCTATCGGATACGCGTCCGGCTGCAAAATCAATCGGTGAATACCTATGGCCAGCCGCAGGCTCTCAAGGCCGGCATGGCGCTGGATGCTAGCGTGCTGCTCGAGCGGCGCAAACTGTATGAATGGGTGTTGGAGCCTCTGTTCAGCATCAGCGGAAAGGTTTGA